TTTTTTCTAAAAAATATAATGGGTGTCGATAATGAGTAGATAAAAAATACAATCTAATTACTTCAGAATCATATTTTTTTAATAAAGAACGTATTGTGATTGTATTTGATAAAGATTTAGACATTTTATAGTTATTTAAAATAACCATACCTGCATGCATCCAAAATTGAACAGAGAAATAATCTTTAAAACTTTTTAACTGAGCAAATTCATTTTCATGATGAGGGAATAATAAATCAATTCCACCTCCATGAATATTAACTTCATGTTTAAAAAATTTATTAATTATAGCTGAACATTCAATATGCCATCCAGGACGCCCAGGACCCCAAGGAGAGAACCAAAATGGATCAACATGATTACTACTATGTTTCCACAAAACAAAATCTTTAGAAGATTCAAAATTTAAATTATTATTATTTTTATTATCATGAAAACAACAATTATTAATTCTTCGAGATAATGAACCATAATTTTTATATTGAGAAATAGGAAATAATATATCATTATTACATGCAATATAAGCATAATTTTTTTTTAATAAACTATCTATTAGAAAAATAATATCTGAGATACATTCAGTAACTCTAGGCTCTTGATTTGGAAATAATAAATTCAAACATAAAAAATCTTCATGCATTAATTTAATCATACGTTTTACAAAAAAACTAACGGATTCTTTTTTTTTTTTTGCTCGATTAATTATTTTATCATCAATATCCGTAATATTTCTTATATAATAAGTATTATAACCTAAATTCTGTAAATAACGTATGATTACATCAAAAATAATAAATGTACGTGCATGACCAATATGACATAAATCATATACTGTTACTCCACATACATAAATATTTATTCTTTTTGTAAAAGAATACTCAAATATTTCTTTTTTTTTTGTTAAAGTATTAAAAATTTTTAACATATTAACGCTCTTAAAAATATAAATAAAATTTATATTATTAACAAATTAATTTATTATATAAATATAAAAAATATTTTATTTATATAAATTATTTTATTTGATTGTAAAATACAATATAATATATAAATAAAAATTTAATGAAAATAATTTTATATAAAAATATAAATTGATATATTATAGAAGAATTTTTAAAAAAGAGATAAAATCAATTGTATAACTTCAATAAATAAAATTGATAAGAGAAAAAAAATGAAAAGCCAATTAGAAAAAATTTTAAAATTTCCCTGTACATTTACATACAAAGTAATAGGATTAGCTCAACCAGAACTAACAAATAATATTATTAAAATAATACAAAATCATATTCCAGGGGATTATGCTCCTCAAATAAAATCTAGTAACAAAGGAACATATCTATCTATTTCTATAACTATTTGTGCTAAAAATTTTAAACAAATAAAAAATCTATACATCGAACTTAGTAAAATTCACTTAGTTAGAATGGTACTATAAATAATTTTGCGATGCGAGATAATTAACCTTCGCACCGCAAAAGTACTACTAATGATAAATATAAATAAAATTTTTTTTATTTAAAAAAAATTTTATAAACTAACAACATTAGCAGCTGACGGCCCTTTTGCGCCTTCGGTAATTTCGAATTCAACACTTTGACCTTCTGCCAAAGTTTTAAATCCGTTGCTTTGGATAGCAGAAAAATGAACAAATACATCTTTGCTTCCATCTTCAGGAGTAATGAAACCAAAACCTTTTGATTCATTAAACCATTTTACATTACCTTTAATCTTGGACATCTATATGTTACCTTAGAGTGAAAAATTTAAACTAAAACTTATACCTACAGTTAATGCATTATTTATTATAATAAATAAACCTAATATAGATTAACAATATTTTAAATAAAATACAAAAACTTTACTAATAAAGTATTTCAATTAAATTAAAAAATTTAAAAAAAATAGATATAAATAAGAATATAAAAATTTTAAAAAATATGATAGAAAATTAAATAAAAAAAACAATACCTGGCAATGTCCTACTCTCACACAAGGAGACCTTGCACTACCATTGGCGTTGATACGTTTCACTTCTGAGTTCGAAATGGATTCAGGTGGTACCATAACACTATTATTGCCAGGTTTTATTTTTTTTAGAAAAACACCTCTGGTGTTGTAAGGTCAAGCCTATTGGGTCATTAGTACTAGTTAGCTGAACATATTGCTATGCTTACACACCTAGCCTATCTACGTCGTAGTCTCCAACGTCCCTTCAGTAAATATAATTTTTAAATATATTTAACAGGGAAAACTAATCTTGAGGCAAGTTTCGTGTTTAGATGCTTTCAGCACTTATCTCTTCCGTATTTAGCTACCGGGCAATGCCATTGGCATGACAACCCGAACACCAGAGATACGTCCACTTCGGTCCTCTCGTACTAGAAGTAGCCCCTCTCAATTTTCCTACGCCCACGGCAGATAGGGACCGAACTGTCTCACGACGTTCTAAACCCAGCTCGCGTACCACTTTAAATGGCGAACAGCCATACCCTTGGGACCTGCTTCAGCCCCAGGATGTGATGAGCCGACATCGAGGTGCCAAACACCGCCGTCGATATGAACTCTTGGGCGGTATAAGCCTGTTATCCCCGGAGTACCTTTTATTTGTTGAGCGATGGCCTTTCCATACAGAAACCACCGGATCACTAAGACCTGCTTTCGCATCTGCTCGCATTATCACGCTCGCAGTTAAACTGGCTTATGCCTTTGCACTAACCTTACGATGTCCAACCGTAATTAGCCAATCTTTGTGCTCCTCCGTTACTCTTTGGGAGGAGACCGCCCCAGTCAAACTACCCACCAGACACTGTCTCTATATCGGATAACGATATAAGGTTAGAAAATCAATGTTTATAGGGTGGTATTTCAAGGTTGACTCCATTAATACTAGCGCACTAATTTCTATGTCTCCCACCTATCCTACACAATAAAAATCAATTCTCAATGTCAAGCTATAGTAAAGGTTCACGGGGTCTTTCCGTCTTGCCGCGGGTACACTGCATCTTCACAGCAAATTCAATTTCACTGAGTCCTGGATGGAGACAGCCTGGCCATCATTACGCCATTCGTGCAGGTCGGAACTTACCCGACAAGGAATTTCGCTACCTTAGGACCGTTATAGTTACGGCCGCCGTTTACCGGGGCTTCACTCAAAAGCTTTAGGTTTCCCTTAACTTCATCAATTAACCTTCCGGCACCGGGCAGGCGTCACACCGTATACGTCCACTTTCGTGTTTGCACAGTGCTGTGTTTTTAATAAACAGTTGCAGCCAGCTGGTATCTGCGACTAACTTAAGCTTCAAAAGTAAATTTTTACACTTATATGTTAGCGTGCCTTCTCCCGAAGTTACGGCACTATTTTGCCTAGTTCCTTCATCCAGGTTCTCTCAAGCGCCTTAGTATACTCTACCTAACCACCTGTGTCGGTTTCGGGTACGATTTATTTTTACCTATAAGCTTAGAGGATTTTCTTGGAAGCGTGGTATTAGTTACTTCATTATTTACATAATTCGTATTCGTATCTTAGATTTTATATAGAAAATCGGATTTTCCTAACTTTCCATCCTACATACTTAAACCGAGACTACCAACACCCGGATAACCTAACCTTCTCCGTCCCCCCTTCGCAGTAAAAATAAGTACTAGAATATTAACTAGTTTCCCATCGACTACGCCTATCGGCCTCACCTTAGGGGTCGACTTACCCTGCCTCGATTAACGTTGGACAGGAACCCTTGGTTTTTCGGCGAGCAGGTTTTTTACCTGCTTTATCGTTACTCATGTCAGCATTCGCACTTCTGATACCTCCAATGTTTTTTACAAAACATCTTCACAGGCTTACAGAACGCTCCCCTACCCAATAAAAAAAATCTTTATTGCCGTAGCTTCGGTACATAATTTAGCCCCGTTATATCTTCCGCGCAGGCCGACTAGACCAGTGAGCTATTACGCTTTCTTTAAATGATGGCTGCTTCTAAGCCAACATCCTGGCTGTTTATGCCTTCCCACATCGTTTCCCACTTAATTATGATTTAGGGACCTTAGCTGACGGTCTGGGTTGTTTCCCTTTCCACAACGAACGTTAGCACCCGCTGTGTGTCTCCCGTGATAACATTCTTCGGTATTCGGAGTTTGCGTTGATTTGGTAGGCCGGGATGGCCCCCTAGTCAAAACAGTGCTCTACCCCCGAAGATGAGTTCACGAGGCGCTACCTAAATAGCTTTCGGGGAGAACCAGCTATCTCCCGGTTTGATTGGCCTTTCACCCCTAACCACAAGTCATCCGCTGATTTTTCAACATCAGTCGGTTCGGTCCTCCAGTTGGTTTTACCCAACCTTCAACCTGCTCATGGATAGATCACCGGGTTTCGGGTCTGTATCTTGCAACTATAAAAATAAATCGCCCATTTAAGACTCGGTTTCCCTACGGCTCCCTAAAATAAGTTAACCTTGCTACAAAATACAAGTCGCTGACCCATTATACAAAAGGTACGCAGTCACTTTTCAAATATTTAAAAGCTCCTACTGATTGTACGTATTTGGTTTCAGGATCTATTTCACTCCCCTAACCGGGGTTCTTTTCGCCTTTCCCTTACGGTACTAGTTCACTATCGGTCATTCAGGAGTATTTAGCCTTAGAGGATGGTCCCCCTATCTTCAAACAAGATTTCTCGTGTCCCGTTCTACTTTTTGAATTCCAGAACAAAAATATTTCATATACAGGACTATCACCTTGTATCGTTAATTTTTCCAAATTATTCTACTATATTTTTATTCCTTTATAATTCTAGGCTTTTCCCATTTCGCTCGCCACTACTCAGGGAATCTCAATTGATTTCTTTTCCTCAAGGTACTTAGATGTTTCAGTTCCCTTGGTTTGCTTTATTAATCTATTAATTCAATTAATAATGATGTTTTGAACATCGGGTTTCCCCATTCGGAAATCATCGGATTATAACGCTTCATATCAGCTTACCGACGCTTATCGCAGATTAGCACGTCCTTCATCGCCTCTGAATGCCAAGGCATCCACCAAACACGCTTATTCTGCTTAACCTTACAACCCACAGGTGTTTTTCTAAATTTTCAATCATATCCAAATTTTTAAAGAACATTAAAATCAATCTTTTTTTTTATTACAAAATAATTATATCATATATTTTTTTTTAGTATACAAAAATATTTTTAATTTTTGTCCCCTAGGGGATTTGAACCCCTGTTGCCGCCGTGAAAGGGCGATGTCCTAACCACTAGACGAAGAGGACTCTAAAAAATAAATAAAATAATCATTAATTTTTAATGTTACAGAATGAATTAAAAGTGTCAAGTATTTTTTATGTTTTTTTAAAAAAAAAACATAAAAAAATAAATTTTACTTTAATTGTAATCTATTTTATTAAATAAAAAATATATATTTTTAAAAAATTATTTTTAATTTTATTACATATCTACAAGGTAGAACTTAATATATCAATATTTTTTTTAATATCAGGTAATATGTTAAACCATAAATAACATGAATATGCCGCTTGAGCTACTAACATACCTAACCCGTCAGAATAATATTGACTACCTAAATATTTACAAAATGATAAAAAAGGAGTTAATACATTTTTTTTCGAATAAGAAATATCATAACATTTCGTATGAGGAAAAATTAGTTTTTTTGGAAAAAAAGGAGATTGATGACTTAATCCACAAGAAGTAGCATTAATAATGATATCAAAATGATTTTCATATAAATAATCTGAAAAAATAAAAATTTTTCCAAAACATTTAAATTTTTTTACTAATCTAATAGAATTAATCATTGTTCTATTTAAAACAAAAATACAACATTTTTCCTTCAATAAATGATATACAATAGAATAAGCTACACCACCAGAACCTAGCAATAATACTACAGTATTTTTTTTCTTTAAATATTTTAAACGCTTTAAATCATATATTAAACCAATACCATCTGTGTTATCACCTAAAAAATTATTATCTTCAATTTTTACTAAAGTATTTATAGAACCAGAAATATATGCTTTTTCACTATATTGATCAGGGATATTAAATGCATCTTTTTTAAAAGGTACTGTAATATTACATCCATGACCACCTGAATTCAAAAATTCTATTACATTTTTAAAAAAATTTGATTTTTTACATGAAAAAGTACTATAATTGTAGTTTATTTTTATCTCTTTAGAAAAATTTTTATGAATAACAGGAGATAAAGAATGCTTTACTGGGTTACCAAATAATAAAATATATTTTATTTTTTTTTTTAATGTTTCTTTTTTCATACTATTTCCTAAACTTTTTAAAATAAATTTTTATAAAAATATAAAATATTTAAAAAAATAAAATTTTATAATTATAGAATTTTACTTGTCTTTTTAAGACATTTCATTATACAAATTTAAATATACATTTAACTGATATATATAAATAATATCTATGTCTATACGTAAAATTTTAAAATTTCCAGATTATCGTTTACGATTAAAATCAAAACCAATTAAAACAATCAATTATAAAATAATAAAAACTATAAATGATATGTTTGATACAATGTATGCTAATAATGGAATTGGATTAGCTGCACCACAAATAAATATATTAAAAAGAATTATCGTAATTAGTTCACTAACACCTAATCAATCAGAATTAATTTTAATAAATCCTATTATTTTAAAAAAAAATCACAAATATATTCGTACAAAAGAGGGTTGTTTATCAATTCCTAAAAAAACAGCTATAATTAATAGAGCAAGCTATATTAAAATAAAAGCAATTAATCATCTCGGACAATTATTTATATTAGAAGCGAGATCATTATTATCTGTTTGTATCCAACATGAAATGGATCATTTAATCGGGAAACTATTTATAGATTATATTAATTAATAATATATTTTTTATAAAATAATCTATTTATATTAAAATATGTCAAAAAAAATATTAAAAATTATTTTCGCAGGTAGCAATGATTTTTCATTAGCTCACTTATATTCATTATTTTATTCAAAATATGTTATATCAGCTATAATAACTAAACCAGATAACATATATTGTAAAAAAAAAAATAATCCTTTTTCATCTATCAAAAAATTTGCAATTAAAAATAATATAAAAATATTACAACCAAATGATTTATTTGAAAAAAAATTTTATAAATCTATTCTTGATATACAAGCAAATATATTAATTGTATCATCTTATGGATCTATAATACCTAAAAAAATTTTAAAATTATTTCCTTTAGGTGGCATTAATATACACGCATCGCTATTGCCAAGATGGAAAGGAGCAGCTCCTGTCCAATGGGCAATATTATCAGGAGATAAACAAACAGGAATTAGTGTAATAAAAATGAATTCTAATATTGATTCTGGAAAAATAATTTATACATTAACTTGTCCTATTAATTCAACTGATACTACTACAACATTATGCGCAAAATTAATTCCAATCTCATTACAATGTATGTATCAATCTCTAAATATAATAAATAATCCAAATATAAAAAAATATTACAAACAAGATAAAAATCTTGAAACTAAAGCACCAAAAATAAAAAAAAGAGATTCAAGAATTTCTTGGTCTCTCTCAGTTATACAGATTGATCGATTAATTCGAGCTTTCACTCCATGGCCATGTTGTCAATTTTTTATTAATGGTTATTTTATAAAAATAAAAAAACACTCAATTATATCGTTTAATAAAAAAAATTTTTATTGCGGGGAAATTATTA
The window above is part of the Buchnera aphidicola (Cinara piceae) genome. Proteins encoded here:
- the cysS gene encoding cysteine--tRNA ligase encodes the protein MLKIFNTLTKKKEIFEYSFTKRINIYVCGVTVYDLCHIGHARTFIIFDVIIRYLQNLGYNTYYIRNITDIDDKIINRAKKKKESVSFFVKRMIKLMHEDFLCLNLLFPNQEPRVTECISDIIFLIDSLLKKNYAYIACNNDILFPISQYKNYGSLSRRINNCCFHDNKNNNNLNFESSKDFVLWKHSSNHVDPFWFSPWGPGRPGWHIECSAIINKFFKHEVNIHGGGIDLLFPHHENEFAQLKSFKDYFSVQFWMHAGMVILNNYKMSKSLSNTITIRSLLKKYDSEVIRLYFLSTHYRHPLYFLEKNLCLFKNILEKIYISLLNCITDMYIQTDYEIKLRNMFKDKFYHAMNDDFNTPQACLVLQKLSQYITKIKNSNIYLANILATDLVKLGNVLGLLYHNPKDFLSNRYYIPDGQINIIDNLVKMRNFYRLNKQWNLADIVRKKLFTLGVIIEDNLNHSTYRFIN
- the ybeD gene encoding DUF493 family protein YbeD, translating into MKSQLEKILKFPCTFTYKVIGLAQPELTNNIIKIIQNHIPGDYAPQIKSSNKGTYLSISITICAKNFKQIKNLYIELSKIHLVRMVL
- the cspE gene encoding transcription antiterminator/RNA stability regulator CspE produces the protein MSKIKGNVKWFNESKGFGFITPEDGSKDVFVHFSAIQSNGFKTLAEGQSVEFEITEGAKGPSAANVVSL
- the aroE gene encoding shikimate dehydrogenase; protein product: MKKETLKKKIKYILLFGNPVKHSLSPVIHKNFSKEIKINYNYSTFSCKKSNFFKNVIEFLNSGGHGCNITVPFKKDAFNIPDQYSEKAYISGSINTLVKIEDNNFLGDNTDGIGLIYDLKRLKYLKKKNTVVLLLGSGGVAYSIVYHLLKEKCCIFVLNRTMINSIRLVKKFKCFGKIFIFSDYLYENHFDIIINATSCGLSHQSPFFPKKLIFPHTKCYDISYSKKNVLTPFLSFCKYLGSQYYSDGLGMLVAQAAYSCYLWFNILPDIKKNIDILSSTL
- the def gene encoding peptide deformylase, with product MSIRKILKFPDYRLRLKSKPIKTINYKIIKTINDMFDTMYANNGIGLAAPQINILKRIIVISSLTPNQSELILINPIILKKNHKYIRTKEGCLSIPKKTAIINRASYIKIKAINHLGQLFILEARSLLSVCIQHEMDHLIGKLFIDYIN
- the fmt gene encoding methionyl-tRNA formyltransferase; the encoded protein is MSKKILKIIFAGSNDFSLAHLYSLFYSKYVISAIITKPDNIYCKKKNNPFSSIKKFAIKNNIKILQPNDLFEKKFYKSILDIQANILIVSSYGSIIPKKILKLFPLGGINIHASLLPRWKGAAPVQWAILSGDKQTGISVIKMNSNIDSGKIIYTLTCPINSTDTTTTLCAKLIPISLQCMYQSLNIINNPNIKKYYKQDKNLETKAPKIKKRDSRISWSLSVIQIDRLIRAFTPWPCCQFFINGYFIKIKKHSIISFNKKNFYCGEIIKINKKGIQINTKKGILNIEKIQIPGKKTIHISQIIHTNKKLFIKHSILK